A genomic segment from Helicobacter sp. NHP19-012 encodes:
- a CDS encoding polysaccharide deacetylase family protein — MAKEILVAYGVDIDAVAGWLGSYGGEDSPDDISRGLFAGEIGVPRLLNLFKKYHLPATWFIPGHSIETFPDQVKMIVEAGHEIGLHGYSHENPIVMTAKQEEDVLIKTIGLIKNLTDKNPTGYVAPWWEFSSVTNELLLKHGIKYDHSLMHNDFTPYYVRVGDSWTKIDYSLEAKDWMKPLVRGKETDLVEIPGNWYLDDLPPMMFIKKAPNSFGFIPPRHIEELWLEQFDWVYHEMDYAIFCMTIHPDVSGRPQVLRMHERIIQYINRHKGVRWVDFNTIASDFVARCPRKK; from the coding sequence GTGGCAAAAGAAATTTTGGTGGCTTATGGTGTGGATATTGATGCTGTAGCGGGTTGGCTGGGTAGTTATGGGGGCGAGGATTCGCCTGATGACATCTCAAGAGGGCTGTTTGCTGGTGAGATCGGGGTTCCTAGGCTCTTGAATTTATTTAAAAAATATCATTTGCCTGCCACTTGGTTTATACCGGGGCACTCCATAGAGACTTTTCCCGATCAGGTTAAAATGATTGTAGAAGCTGGACATGAAATTGGCTTGCATGGCTATTCTCATGAAAATCCTATTGTCATGACAGCCAAACAAGAAGAGGATGTTTTGATCAAGACCATTGGACTGATTAAGAATTTAACCGACAAAAACCCCACAGGTTATGTCGCGCCTTGGTGGGAGTTTTCTAGTGTGACTAATGAGTTGCTCTTAAAACACGGGATTAAATACGATCACTCTTTGATGCACAATGATTTCACGCCCTACTATGTGCGTGTGGGAGATTCTTGGACTAAGATTGATTACAGCCTAGAGGCTAAGGATTGGATGAAACCTTTGGTGCGGGGCAAAGAAACCGATTTGGTAGAGATTCCGGGGAATTGGTATTTAGACGATCTGCCCCCCATGATGTTTATCAAAAAAGCCCCTAATAGTTTTGGCTTCATCCCACCTCGCCATATCGAAGAACTTTGGTTAGAGCAGTTTGATTGGGTTTATCATGAGATGGATTATGCGATCTTTTGTATGACCATTCATCCAGATGTGAGCGGTAGACCACAAGTCTTAAGAATGCACGAGCGCATTATCCAATACATCAACCGCCATAAAGGCGTGCGTTGGGTGGACTTTAACACCATTGCTAGTGATTTTGTTGCGCGTTGTCCTAGAAAAAAATAA
- a CDS encoding carbon-nitrogen hydrolase family protein — translation MQRKIVAGVVQIQAFSFELEKNLKLALDLASQAYEQGAQLVVFPELFDSGYCVHPKDAKLASHLESLSSPTLQEMHAFAKQTGVVLVGCGIEKEGGGLYDSAYIISKEGLVGKYRKIYLWGDEVDRFERGENYPVFEINLGGVKVKVGLQICYEVGFPEGSRALALQGAEVLIFSAAFSQRRGYAWDLGSRARALENGAFVLASNRSGSEEHPYSKANLEFAGRSKIINPMGSVVCEAQSFNEVLVAELNLDMVADQRKEIPYLRDLSLVQSLKTHAS, via the coding sequence ATGCAAAGGAAGATTGTTGCGGGTGTGGTGCAGATACAGGCTTTCTCTTTTGAGCTAGAAAAAAATCTTAAGCTAGCTTTAGACTTAGCTAGCCAAGCATATGAGCAGGGGGCGCAATTAGTTGTCTTCCCGGAATTATTTGATAGCGGGTATTGTGTGCACCCCAAGGATGCAAAGTTAGCAAGCCACTTAGAAAGCTTGTCATCTCCCACACTCCAAGAGATGCATGCCTTTGCTAAGCAAACGGGTGTGGTGCTAGTAGGTTGTGGGATTGAAAAAGAGGGAGGGGGTTTGTATGATAGTGCCTACATCATCTCTAAGGAGGGGTTGGTGGGCAAATACCGCAAGATTTATCTATGGGGAGACGAGGTCGATCGCTTCGAGCGCGGAGAAAACTACCCGGTCTTTGAGATAAACCTAGGGGGTGTTAAGGTCAAAGTAGGCTTACAGATTTGCTATGAAGTGGGTTTTCCTGAGGGCTCTAGAGCACTAGCACTTCAAGGTGCTGAAGTGCTTATTTTCAGTGCTGCCTTTAGTCAAAGGAGGGGCTATGCGTGGGATTTGGGTAGTCGTGCTAGGGCATTAGAGAATGGGGCTTTTGTGTTGGCATCTAATCGAAGTGGGAGTGAGGAGCACCCTTATAGCAAGGCAAATTTAGAGTTTGCAGGAAGATCTAAGATTATCAACCCCATGGGGAGCGTGGTGTGCGAGGCGCAAAGTTTCAATGAGGTGTTGGTGGCAGAACTTAACTTGGACATGGTGGCCGATCAAAGAAAAGAGATTCCCTATCTAAGAGATCTTAGCTTGGTGCAGTCCCTTAAAACACATGCATCTTAA